Part of the Burkholderia sp. FERM BP-3421 genome, GAGCGCATTCGAATCCCCGCTCGTCCCGACGGACGAGATCCTGGTCGGCGGCATGTGGCGCCCCGGCGGCGGCGCGCCGACGCCGAGCGTGTACCCGGCCGATCAATCGCTGAACGCGACGATCCGGATGGCCGATGCGGCCGACGCGACGGAAGCGGTCGAGGCCGCCGACGCCGCCTGGCGGCGCGCCGACTGGGCGGGCCTGCGGCCGCACCAGCGCGCGGCCGTGCTGCAGCGGATCGCCGCGTCGATCGACATACACCACGAGGCACTCGCGCAATTGCAGCGGCGCGACAACGGCAAGCCGATCGCCGAGACGCGCGCGCTGGTGACGAGCGCGGCGAGCACCTTTCGCTACTTCGCCGCCTGCGCGGAGACGCTCGACGACGAACTGACGCCGCCGCGCGGCGACTACCTGACGATGAGCGTGCACGAGCCGCTCGGCGTGGTCGCGGCGATCACGCCGTGGAATTCGCCGATCGCCTCGGACGCGCAGAAGCTCGCGCCGGCGCTCGCCGCGGGCAACGCGGTGGTATTGAAGCCGGCCGAGGTCACGCCGCTCGCGTCGCTCGCGCTCGCGCGGCTGTGCGAACAGGCGGGCCTGCCGCGCGGCGTGTTGTCGGTGCTGCCGGGCAAGGGCTCGGTGGTCGGCGACGCGCTGGTGCGCCATCCGCTCGTGAAGAAAGTGTCGTTCACGGGCGGCACCGAGGTCGGGCGCGGCATCGCGCGGCTCGCGGCGCAGCGGCTGATTCCGGTGTCGCTCGAACTGGGCGGCAAGTCGCCCACCATCGTGTTCGACGACGCCGACCTCGACCACGCGGTCAACGGCGTGCTGTTCGGCATCTTCAGCTCGTCGGGCGAGTCGTGCATCGCGGGTTCGCGGCTGTTCGTGCAGCGCGGCATCCGTGAAGCCTTCGTCGCGCGGCTCGTCGAGCGGGCGCGCGCGCTGCGGGTCGGCGATCCGGCCAGCGAGCGCACCCAGATGGGGCCGCTCATCACGGCGGCGCATCGCGCGTCGATCGAGCGCTACGTCGCGCTCGGCAGGGAGGCCGGCGCGCGCGTGCTGTGCGGCGGCGAGCGTTTGACGGGCGAGGGCCGCGAGCAGGGCTTCTACTACCCGCCGACGATCCTCGACGGACTGACGAACCGCGCGGACGTGTGCCAGCAGGAGATTTTCGGCCCGGTGCTCGCGGTGCTGCCGTTCGACGACGAGGCATCGCTCGTGGCCGAGGCGAACGACAGTGTGTTCGGGCTCGCGGCGGGCATCTGGACCCGCGACTATCGGCGCGCGTGGCGCGTCGCGCGCGCGCTCGAGGCCGGCACGGTGTGGATCAACACCTACAAGCAGTTTTCGATCTCGACGCCGTTCGCGGGCTGGAAGGAGAGCGGCGTGGGGCGCGAGAAGGGCCGCCTCGGCCTGCGCGAGTATCAGCGCCAGAAGAGCCTCTACTGGGGGCTGAACGATGCGCCGCTGCCGTGGGCGAACTGAGCGCGGCGTCATGAGGATCATGCAATGAGCATACTTGGCATCGAACAGATCACCTACGGCGTCGCCGATCTCGCGGCCTGCCGGCGCTTCTTCGTGGACTGGGGCTTGCGCGAGGTCGCGGCCGACGCGCGCGAAGCCCGCTTCGAGACCCTGAACGGCTGCGCGGTGCGCGTCGTCGACGCGGCGGAGCCATCCTTGCCGCCGGCATTCGAGGCGGGGCCGACCCTGCGCGAAGTGACCTGGGGCGTCGCGACGGCGTCGGACCTGGATGCGCTGCGCGGCCGCTTCGCGGGCCAGCCCGGCCACTACGAAACCGACGAGGCGCTGGGCTGCCTCGATCCGAACGGCATGGCGATCCGCATCGAGGTGACGCGGCGGCGCGCGCTCGACCTGAAAGGCTCGCCGTCGAACGTCTGGGGCGACGCGCTGCGCATCGACCGGCCGAGCCCGATCTACGCGCGCGCCGAGCCGGTCGAGGTCGGGCATGTGGTGTTCTTCACCAACCGGCTCGCGGAGCAGGAGGCGTTCTATCACGCGCTGCTCGGCTTCGAGACGTCCGATCGCTATCCGGGGCGCGGCGTGTTCATGCGCTGCGCCCCGCACGGCGGCCATCACGACCTGTTCCTGCTCGCGCTGCCGGACGGGCGGCGCGGGCTCAATCACGTGGCGTTCACGGTGCGCGACATCCATGAGGTGTTCGGCGGCGGCATGCACATCAGCCGCTGCGGCTGGGAGACCCAGCTCGGGCCGGGGCGGCATCCGGTGTCGTCCGCGTATTTCTGGTACTTCCGCAATCCCGCCGGCGGCCTGATCGAGTACTACGCGGACGAGGACGTGCTGACGCCCGCGTGGCAGCCGCGCGAGTTCGAACCGGGGCCGACGGTGTTCGCCGAATGGGCGATCGACGGCGGGATCGACGGCCACACGCGCCGCCAGAAGCAGGCGGACGCGCCCGCGGGCGGCTTCATGACGGAGCGCAAGCATGACTGACATGACTGACACACCGGCACGGGAAGCCGCCGCGCCGCGCACGATCGTCGTGATCGGCGGCGGGCAGGCGGCCGGCTGCGCGATCCGGGCGCTGCGCGACGAAGGTTACGCGGGGCGCATCGTGATGATCGCCGAGGAAGTCCATGCGCCCTATGAACGGCCACCGCTGTCGAAGGCGGTGCTCGCGGGCGAGGCCGATGCCGCGTCGGTGCGGCTCATGCCGGCCGAGGCGTTCGACGCGCTCGACGTCGAGGCGTGGCAGCCCGCGCGCGCCGTCGCGCTCGATCGCGCGCGGCGCGTGGTGCGGACCGACACGGGGCGCGAGCTGGAATACGACCGTTTGTTGATCGCGACGGGCGGCGCCGCGCGCCGGTTGCCGGATGCTGTCGTCAGTACGCCGAACCTGTTCTACCTGCGCACGCTCGACGATGCCGCCGCGCTCGGCGAACGGCTGCGCGCGAGCCGGCGCGTGCTCGTGATCGGCGGCGGCTGGATCGGCCTCGAAGTCGCGGCGACGGCGCGCGGGCTTGGCGTCGAGGTGGTGGTGGCCGAGGGCGCGGCGAGGCTGTGCGCGCGGTCGGTGCCGGAGCCGGTGTCGGCGTTCCTGTCCGAGCTGCATCGCGCGCGCGGCGTCGAGCTGCGGCTCGGCGCGATGCTGACCGCGCTGGCGCCGCATCCCGACGACGCGGCGCGGGTGCGCGCGACCTTCGCGGACGGCAGCGTGGTCGACGCGGACTGCGCGGTGGCCGGCATCGGCCTTGCGCTCAACGTGGCGTTCGCGCGCGAGGCGGGGCTCGCGGTCGACGACGGGATCGTGGTCGACGCGTGCGGGACGACGAGCGATCCGGCGATCTTCGCGTGCGGCGACGTCGCGAACCACCCGAGCGCATGGCTCGGACGCCGGGTGAGGCTGGAGTCGTGGGCGAACGCGCAATACCAGGCCGTGGCCGCGGCGAAGGCCGCGCTCGGCGTGCGCGCCGACTACGCGGAGATCCCGTGGTTCTGGTCCGATCAGTACGACGTGAACCTTCAGATCCTCGGCGAGTTGCCGGACGATGCGCGCATCGTCGTGCGCGGCGATCCGGCCGAGCGCCGCGCGACCTTGTTCTTCGTGCGCGGCGACACGCTGCGCGGGGTGGTGGCGATCAACACGGCGCGCGACCTGAAGCTCGCGCGCAAATGGATGAACCAGGGGCGCGCGGTGTCGCCCGACGCGCTCGCCGACACCAGCCGAGCGCTTGCCTGAACGGGTCGATCAAGGAGACACGAATGAGCACACTGGACCCGTACGTGGCGGGCGCCGCCGCCCAGCCCGAGGCCGTCACGCCCGGCGCGATCATCGCGCGCCTGGAGCGCCTGCCCGCCAATGCGATGCAGATCCGCGCGCGCGTGCTGGTCGGCGCGGCCACGTTCTTCGACGGCTTCGATGTGATCACGATCGCCGCGACGCTGCCGCTGCTGATCCACAAATGGGGGCTGTCGCCGACCCAGGTCGGCTTTCTGATCGCCTCGGGCGCGATCGGCCAGCTGATCGGCGCGTTCCTGTTTCCCGCGCTGGCCGAGCGTCACGGGCGGGTGCGCGCGATCGCGCTCAGTTCGGCGGTGATCGGCGTGACGAGCCTCGCCTGCGGCTTCGCACCGACGTTCGAGGTGTTCGTGCTGCTGCGCATCGTGCAGGGGCTCGGCCTCGGCGGCGAGCTGCCGGTGGCCGCGACCTACATCAACGAGATCACGCGCGCGCACGGCCGCGGCCGCTTCGTGCTGCTGTACGAGATCGTGTTTCCGATCGGCCTGCTGGCGTCCATGGCGCTCGGTGCGTGGCTGGTGCCGAGGTTCGGCTGGGAAGTCATGTACTTCATCGGCGGCATGCCCTTGCTGCTCGCGTTCGTGCTGACGCGGCTCGTGCCAGAGTCGCCGCGCTGGCTCGCCGCGCGCGGCCGGCTCGACGACGCCTCGCGCGCGCTGGGCGGGTTCGAGGCCACGGTGAAGGGCGAGTTGCCGGCCGCGGCGGCCGCGGCCGAGTACGACGCGCTGCTGCAGCGTCACCCGCATCGCCGCATGCGCGACCTGTTCAGCGCGGCGTACCGCCGGCGCACGATCGCGGTCGCGACGCTGTGGGCGACCTGCGGCTTCATCCAGTATGGGCTGTCGACTTGGCTGCCGACCATCTACAAGGACTTCTATCACGCGCCGCTGCAGCTCGCGCTGAACCTTGCGGTGCTCGGCTCGGTGCTCGGCGTGCTCGGTTCGCTCGTGTCGGCGCTCGCGGTGGACGTGGTCGGCCGCAAGCCCGTGATCACCGGATCGTTCCTGCTGTGCGCGCTGTCGCTGGCGCTGGCCGGGATCTATCACGCCTCGTCGGTGTACGTGGTCGCGACCTTCTGTTCGCTCGCGCTCGGGTTCATGGCGTCGGGCTTCATCACGGCCTACGTCTATACGCCCGAGCAGTATCCGACCAGCATCCGCGCGTCGGGGTGCGGGCTGGGCAGCGCGTGGCTCAAGCTCGCGTCGTTCGTCGCGCCGATGGTGGTGCCGCACGCGATCATCGGCGGCGACCTGAGCCCCGCGTTCTACCTGCTCGGCGCGGTGCCGCTGATCGCCGCGCTGACCGTCCACGCGCTCGGCATCGAAACGCGCGGGCAGGTGCTGGAGCGGCTGGAGGCGTGACGCGGCGCGCGGCCGCGTCCGCGCTCATTGCACGGCGGTGACGGGAACGGTCGAGACGCGCACGAGGCGATCGAGGACGCTCTGATGGAAGAAATGAATCAGGGCATGCAGCGGATCGCGGCGGGGCGCCACGACGACGATCTCGTCACAGCCGTTCTCGGTCGCGCAGGCGGCGATCGTGTCGGCGACCGGGCCGACTTTCATCGCGACCGAGTATTTGACGTGGGCGTCCTTGAGGATGCTGATGGCCTTGGCCAGTTCGCCTTCGGAGAAATCGTGTTCGATCTGGCGCAGCTTGGCGAGGGGATGGAAGGCTTCGAGGCGGGTGGATTCGAGGGGCGGCTGGACGTTGACCAGCACGACTTCGGATGCGCATCGTTCGTGATACAGAAATACCGCGTGCCGGACCGCTTGCAGGGAGCGTAGAGATCGGCTGACGGGAACCAGCAGCTTGAGCATGGGGCCCTTCCTGTCGGGTTGAAAGAGATGACGACAGGCTAATCCCGTTGCGGTCGGGGCGGTCTAAAGAGATCGCGGCGCGGTGTAAATAATGCGTAAACGCCCGGCGGTTCGGCGGCGCAGGTCGCCTTGGCGGGCGGGATGCCGGGCGGGCCGAGGTGACGCGCTCGACGGGCCGGGGCCTGTCACCAGCCCGGATTCGCGCGGTATA contains:
- a CDS encoding aldehyde dehydrogenase, producing the protein MSAFESPLVPTDEILVGGMWRPGGGAPTPSVYPADQSLNATIRMADAADATEAVEAADAAWRRADWAGLRPHQRAAVLQRIAASIDIHHEALAQLQRRDNGKPIAETRALVTSAASTFRYFAACAETLDDELTPPRGDYLTMSVHEPLGVVAAITPWNSPIASDAQKLAPALAAGNAVVLKPAEVTPLASLALARLCEQAGLPRGVLSVLPGKGSVVGDALVRHPLVKKVSFTGGTEVGRGIARLAAQRLIPVSLELGGKSPTIVFDDADLDHAVNGVLFGIFSSSGESCIAGSRLFVQRGIREAFVARLVERARALRVGDPASERTQMGPLITAAHRASIERYVALGREAGARVLCGGERLTGEGREQGFYYPPTILDGLTNRADVCQQEIFGPVLAVLPFDDEASLVAEANDSVFGLAAGIWTRDYRRAWRVARALEAGTVWINTYKQFSISTPFAGWKESGVGREKGRLGLREYQRQKSLYWGLNDAPLPWAN
- a CDS encoding VOC family protein, which gives rise to MSILGIEQITYGVADLAACRRFFVDWGLREVAADAREARFETLNGCAVRVVDAAEPSLPPAFEAGPTLREVTWGVATASDLDALRGRFAGQPGHYETDEALGCLDPNGMAIRIEVTRRRALDLKGSPSNVWGDALRIDRPSPIYARAEPVEVGHVVFFTNRLAEQEAFYHALLGFETSDRYPGRGVFMRCAPHGGHHDLFLLALPDGRRGLNHVAFTVRDIHEVFGGGMHISRCGWETQLGPGRHPVSSAYFWYFRNPAGGLIEYYADEDVLTPAWQPREFEPGPTVFAEWAIDGGIDGHTRRQKQADAPAGGFMTERKHD
- a CDS encoding NAD(P)/FAD-dependent oxidoreductase, giving the protein MTDTPAREAAAPRTIVVIGGGQAAGCAIRALRDEGYAGRIVMIAEEVHAPYERPPLSKAVLAGEADAASVRLMPAEAFDALDVEAWQPARAVALDRARRVVRTDTGRELEYDRLLIATGGAARRLPDAVVSTPNLFYLRTLDDAAALGERLRASRRVLVIGGGWIGLEVAATARGLGVEVVVAEGAARLCARSVPEPVSAFLSELHRARGVELRLGAMLTALAPHPDDAARVRATFADGSVVDADCAVAGIGLALNVAFAREAGLAVDDGIVVDACGTTSDPAIFACGDVANHPSAWLGRRVRLESWANAQYQAVAAAKAALGVRADYAEIPWFWSDQYDVNLQILGELPDDARIVVRGDPAERRATLFFVRGDTLRGVVAINTARDLKLARKWMNQGRAVSPDALADTSRALA
- a CDS encoding MFS transporter; this translates as MSTLDPYVAGAAAQPEAVTPGAIIARLERLPANAMQIRARVLVGAATFFDGFDVITIAATLPLLIHKWGLSPTQVGFLIASGAIGQLIGAFLFPALAERHGRVRAIALSSAVIGVTSLACGFAPTFEVFVLLRIVQGLGLGGELPVAATYINEITRAHGRGRFVLLYEIVFPIGLLASMALGAWLVPRFGWEVMYFIGGMPLLLAFVLTRLVPESPRWLAARGRLDDASRALGGFEATVKGELPAAAAAAEYDALLQRHPHRRMRDLFSAAYRRRTIAVATLWATCGFIQYGLSTWLPTIYKDFYHAPLQLALNLAVLGSVLGVLGSLVSALAVDVVGRKPVITGSFLLCALSLALAGIYHASSVYVVATFCSLALGFMASGFITAYVYTPEQYPTSIRASGCGLGSAWLKLASFVAPMVVPHAIIGGDLSPAFYLLGAVPLIAALTVHALGIETRGQVLERLEA
- a CDS encoding universal stress protein, translating into MLKLLVPVSRSLRSLQAVRHAVFLYHERCASEVVLVNVQPPLESTRLEAFHPLAKLRQIEHDFSEGELAKAISILKDAHVKYSVAMKVGPVADTIAACATENGCDEIVVVAPRRDPLHALIHFFHQSVLDRLVRVSTVPVTAVQ